A single Nocardioides bizhenqiangii DNA region contains:
- a CDS encoding M3 family metallopeptidase translates to MAPLELPETQQDWVRFLSARCDDQLTVARERVELIASQPDARVEVTLARWNAVTLALLNATSAAMFFSQAHPDEALRTKAERAEQEAASLSDEVRQDRRLYAVFAAIDTDALDPQAARMLALTMREFRRAGVELDEQARQRLHQLVERCTTLARQFQSNIIDDIRSISLTPEQLDGLPDDYIAAHPPGADGRVVVTTSFPDAIPFLRFARDTAARREVATQFNCQGWPANDPVLHELLGLRRERARLLGYDSWADYDAEIKMVGSGAAIRDFIDRVSSVAVPVAHREIEALERRMRHDQPHGVDAAARDKLHASDLGYYTEVIRRERYDVDAQEVRRYLDCSKVVTGLLDVTGRLFGLEFVEVPTAPTWHPDVDTYDVLDAGVLIGRFHLDLHPRPGKYALGQHFAITRGVDNVQLPQSALFIDVPRGLLEHEDVVALFHEFGHLLNSVLGGHVTWARDSGVATERDFVEAPSQMLEEWAHDHGVLRSFATDGDGYPIPAELIARMRAADSFGRGLFVADLAAFGAVSLALHEEVPDDLTACANAAFARHMPVPQLPDTHAYAAWEHLADERYGSGCYAYSWSHIIAKDLLSGFDPVDLMAPEPARRYRDQVLTPGGSRDGADLIEAFLGRASSTAAFDRWLTGPSGQQ, encoded by the coding sequence ATGGCACCACTTGAGCTGCCCGAGACACAACAGGATTGGGTTCGGTTCCTGTCGGCCCGCTGTGATGACCAACTGACGGTCGCTCGCGAGAGGGTCGAACTGATTGCCAGTCAGCCCGATGCCCGGGTCGAGGTGACGCTGGCGCGTTGGAACGCGGTAACGCTGGCCTTGCTGAACGCGACGTCGGCGGCAATGTTCTTCAGTCAGGCTCACCCTGATGAGGCGTTGCGCACCAAGGCGGAGCGCGCTGAGCAGGAGGCCGCTTCGCTTTCTGACGAGGTGCGTCAGGATCGCCGTCTCTACGCAGTCTTCGCTGCCATCGATACCGACGCTCTGGACCCGCAGGCGGCCAGGATGCTCGCGTTGACGATGCGGGAATTCCGACGGGCGGGCGTGGAACTCGATGAGCAGGCGCGTCAGCGGCTGCACCAGCTCGTGGAAAGGTGCACGACTCTCGCGCGCCAATTTCAGAGCAACATCATTGACGACATCCGCTCTATCTCATTGACTCCCGAACAACTGGACGGTCTCCCCGACGATTACATCGCCGCACACCCGCCGGGCGCGGACGGCCGTGTCGTCGTGACCACCAGCTTCCCCGATGCAATCCCGTTCCTGCGCTTCGCACGCGACACCGCTGCACGACGCGAGGTAGCCACGCAGTTCAACTGCCAAGGATGGCCCGCAAACGACCCAGTGCTGCACGAGCTCCTCGGCCTACGACGCGAACGTGCGCGACTGCTCGGCTACGACAGCTGGGCGGACTACGACGCCGAAATCAAGATGGTTGGCTCAGGTGCCGCAATCCGCGACTTCATCGACCGCGTCTCCTCCGTGGCCGTTCCTGTCGCGCATCGAGAGATCGAGGCCTTGGAAAGGCGCATGCGGCACGACCAACCACACGGCGTCGACGCGGCAGCCAGAGACAAACTGCACGCGTCGGACCTCGGCTACTACACCGAGGTGATTCGTCGCGAACGTTATGACGTCGATGCTCAGGAAGTCCGCCGCTACCTGGACTGCTCGAAGGTGGTCACCGGACTGCTGGACGTCACCGGGCGGCTGTTCGGGCTCGAGTTCGTCGAGGTTCCGACTGCCCCGACTTGGCACCCGGACGTTGACACCTATGACGTGCTTGACGCTGGCGTTCTCATCGGTCGGTTCCACCTGGACCTGCACCCGCGGCCCGGCAAGTACGCGTTGGGTCAACACTTCGCCATCACGCGTGGAGTCGACAACGTGCAGCTCCCGCAGAGCGCGCTGTTCATCGACGTTCCCCGTGGACTCCTCGAGCACGAGGACGTCGTCGCGTTGTTCCACGAGTTCGGGCACCTGCTCAACTCGGTGCTCGGCGGCCACGTGACGTGGGCGCGCGACTCAGGCGTGGCCACAGAGCGAGACTTCGTCGAGGCACCCTCCCAGATGCTCGAGGAATGGGCTCATGACCACGGCGTTCTGCGCAGCTTCGCTACCGACGGCGACGGCTACCCGATCCCGGCGGAGTTGATTGCTCGCATGCGAGCCGCCGACTCGTTCGGGCGAGGATTGTTTGTAGCGGATCTCGCGGCGTTCGGTGCGGTATCTCTTGCGTTGCACGAAGAAGTGCCCGACGACTTGACCGCTTGCGCGAACGCGGCGTTCGCACGTCACATGCCGGTTCCGCAGCTCCCCGACACGCACGCTTACGCGGCCTGGGAGCATCTCGCGGACGAACGGTACGGCTCCGGATGCTACGCGTACTCGTGGAGCCACATTATCGCCAAGGACCTGCTCTCCGGGTTCGATCCTGTCGACTTGATGGCCCCAGAGCCGGCGCGTCGCTACCGCGACCAGGTGCTCACCCCTGGTGGAAGCCGAGACGGCGCCGACCTGATCGAGGCGTTCCTTGGCCGGGCCAGCAGCACCGCGGCGTTCGACCGCTGGCTGACGGGCCCGTCCGGCCAGCAGTAG
- a CDS encoding aminotransferase class IV: MNGELLADPSAPAVPVTDHGLTVGDGVFESIKVVDGQAFALGLHLDRLERSATGLGLDRLDVDVVRRGVAAVLDGDPMPLGRLRITVTGGPAPMGSGRGSDDPTVIVAASPMDPAKETTTVITVPWPRNERGAMAGLKTTSYAENVVALAAAQQKGATEAVFANLQGHLCEGTGSNVFYVVDGELRTPTLASGCLAGVTRRLVLEWFGGTEVDEPIEVAAQADEIFLVSTTRDVQGVSRWDDRELDAPGPVTREALVTWRKREPELVGR, from the coding sequence ATGAACGGAGAGCTCCTCGCGGACCCCAGCGCCCCCGCCGTACCGGTGACAGACCACGGTCTGACCGTGGGTGACGGGGTGTTCGAGTCGATCAAGGTCGTCGACGGCCAGGCGTTCGCGCTCGGCCTGCACCTCGACCGGCTGGAACGGTCGGCGACAGGTCTCGGGCTCGACCGCCTCGACGTCGATGTCGTACGACGAGGCGTGGCCGCCGTTCTCGACGGCGACCCGATGCCGCTCGGCCGGCTGCGGATCACGGTGACCGGGGGACCGGCGCCGATGGGCTCGGGCCGGGGGAGTGACGACCCGACCGTGATCGTCGCGGCATCGCCGATGGACCCGGCCAAGGAGACGACCACGGTCATCACCGTCCCGTGGCCGCGCAACGAGCGCGGAGCGATGGCGGGCCTCAAGACCACGTCGTACGCCGAGAACGTCGTCGCTCTCGCCGCCGCCCAGCAGAAGGGCGCGACCGAGGCGGTCTTCGCCAACCTCCAGGGCCACCTGTGCGAAGGCACCGGCTCCAACGTCTTCTACGTCGTCGACGGTGAGCTGCGGACGCCGACCCTGGCCAGCGGCTGCCTCGCCGGCGTCACCCGGCGGCTGGTGCTGGAGTGGTTCGGCGGCACCGAGGTCGACGAGCCGATCGAGGTCGCGGCGCAGGCCGACGAGATCTTCTTGGTGTCGACCACCCGCGACGTGCAGGGCGTGTCCCGCTGGGACGACCGCGAGCTCGATGCGCCCGGCCCGGTGACGCGAGAGGCATTGGTGACCTGGCGAAAGCGGGAGCCGGAGCTGGTTGGACGCTGA
- the thrS gene encoding threonine--tRNA ligase, translating into MSDIKVVLVPADAREGQQTTTLSVGAGTKAWELFKDEPHVVAARVAGELKDLSYELTDGDEVAGIAIDSSDGHDILRHSCAHVLAQAVQDLFPDARLGIGPPIKDGFYYDFDVEVPFHPDDLAKIETRMRKIIKDNQRFSRRVTNDDDARAELADEPYKLELIGLKGSAADAAEGADAEVGAGELTIYDNIDRNGEVAWKDLCRGPHLPTTKRIPAFKLMRSAAAYWRGDEKNKQLQRVYGTAWESKEALEDYLHRLEEAEKRDHRKLGRELDLFSFPDEIGSGLAVFHPKGGVIKREMEDYVRLRHIEEGFQYVGTPHISKEGLFHTSGHLPYFEDTMFPPMEMENSRYFLKAMNCPMHNLIFRSRGRSYRELPLRMFEFGSVYRYEKSGVVHGLTRVRGLTQDDSHSYVTPDQAPDEVKHLLGFVLSLLRDFGLDDFYLELSTRDDAKDKFMGSDEQWEVATRVLEEAANETGLELVPDPGGAAFYGPKISVQARDAIGRTWQMSTIQYDFNQPEGFHLEYVAPDGSKQQPVMIHSAKFGSIERFFGVLVEHYAGAFPPWLAPVQVEAIPIAERHHDYLYDVARQLQARGIRVEVDDSDDRMQKKIRNAQLQKVPFMVIAGDDDMEAGAVSFRYRDGRQDNGVPIAEAIERVAAAIASREQV; encoded by the coding sequence GTGTCCGACATCAAGGTCGTCCTCGTCCCCGCCGACGCGCGCGAGGGCCAGCAGACGACCACGCTCTCCGTGGGAGCGGGCACGAAGGCCTGGGAGCTCTTCAAGGACGAGCCGCACGTCGTCGCAGCCCGGGTCGCCGGCGAGCTCAAGGACCTCTCCTACGAGCTGACCGACGGCGACGAGGTCGCAGGCATCGCGATCGACAGCAGCGACGGCCACGACATCCTGCGCCACTCCTGCGCCCACGTCCTGGCGCAGGCCGTGCAGGACCTCTTCCCCGACGCCAGGCTCGGCATCGGTCCGCCGATCAAGGACGGCTTCTACTACGACTTCGACGTCGAGGTGCCCTTCCACCCCGACGACCTCGCGAAGATCGAGACCCGGATGCGCAAGATCATCAAGGACAACCAGCGGTTCTCCCGCCGGGTGACCAACGACGACGACGCGCGTGCCGAGCTCGCCGACGAGCCGTACAAGCTCGAGCTGATCGGTCTCAAGGGCAGCGCAGCGGATGCCGCAGAGGGCGCTGACGCAGAGGTCGGCGCGGGCGAGCTCACCATCTACGACAACATCGACCGCAACGGCGAGGTCGCCTGGAAGGACCTCTGCCGCGGCCCGCACCTGCCGACCACGAAGCGGATCCCGGCGTTCAAGCTGATGCGCTCCGCGGCGGCGTACTGGCGCGGCGACGAGAAGAACAAGCAGCTCCAGCGCGTCTACGGCACCGCTTGGGAGTCCAAGGAGGCGCTCGAGGACTACCTCCACCGGCTCGAGGAGGCCGAGAAGCGCGACCATCGCAAGCTCGGCCGCGAGCTCGACCTGTTCAGCTTCCCCGACGAGATCGGCTCCGGCCTGGCCGTCTTCCACCCCAAGGGCGGCGTGATCAAGCGGGAGATGGAGGACTACGTCCGCCTGCGGCACATCGAGGAGGGCTTCCAGTACGTCGGCACGCCCCATATCAGCAAGGAGGGGCTGTTCCACACCTCCGGGCACCTGCCGTACTTCGAGGACACGATGTTCCCGCCGATGGAGATGGAGAACAGCCGGTACTTCCTCAAGGCGATGAACTGCCCGATGCACAACCTGATCTTCAGGTCGCGCGGGCGGTCCTATCGTGAGCTGCCGCTGCGGATGTTCGAGTTCGGCTCCGTCTACCGCTACGAGAAGTCGGGCGTCGTGCACGGGCTCACCCGCGTGCGCGGACTCACGCAGGACGACTCGCACTCCTACGTCACCCCTGACCAGGCGCCCGACGAGGTCAAGCACCTCCTCGGCTTCGTGCTGAGCCTGCTCCGCGACTTCGGTCTCGACGACTTCTACCTCGAGCTGTCCACTCGCGACGACGCCAAGGACAAGTTCATGGGCAGCGACGAGCAGTGGGAGGTCGCGACCCGCGTGCTCGAGGAGGCCGCCAACGAGACCGGCCTCGAGCTGGTGCCCGACCCCGGCGGCGCCGCGTTCTACGGCCCCAAGATCTCCGTCCAGGCGCGCGACGCCATCGGCCGGACCTGGCAGATGTCGACGATCCAGTACGACTTCAACCAGCCCGAGGGCTTCCACCTCGAGTACGTCGCCCCCGACGGCTCCAAGCAGCAGCCGGTGATGATCCACTCCGCGAAGTTCGGATCGATCGAGCGGTTCTTCGGCGTCCTCGTCGAGCACTACGCCGGCGCCTTCCCCCCGTGGCTCGCGCCCGTCCAGGTGGAGGCGATCCCGATCGCGGAGCGTCACCACGACTACCTCTACGACGTCGCGCGGCAGCTGCAGGCTCGAGGGATCCGGGTCGAGGTCGACGACTCCGACGACCGGATGCAGAAGAAGATCCGCAACGCGCAGCTGCAGAAGGTGCCGTTCATGGTGATCGCCGGCGACGACGACATGGAGGCGGGCGCGGTGTCCTTCCGCTACCGCGACGGCCGCCAGGACAACGGAGTCCCGATCGCCGAGGCGATCGAACGGGTCGCTGCCGCGATCGCCTCGCGCGAGCAGGTCTGA
- a CDS encoding HIT family protein, translating into MTDPDGLERLWMPHRMTYVRDASDEKAADPDLPACPFCRITPDPATSHDDGLVVRRGETAYAVLNLYPYNPGHLMVLPYRHVADYTDLDDAETAEIAQLTKEALVTIRRVSQPHAFNVGLNLGSASGGSLAGHLHQHVVPRWAGDANFLMVLAGTKMLPQLLDDTRDLLAEAWSPGNMP; encoded by the coding sequence ATGACCGATCCCGACGGCCTGGAGCGTCTCTGGATGCCCCACCGGATGACCTACGTCCGTGACGCGTCCGACGAGAAGGCGGCCGACCCCGACCTCCCCGCGTGCCCGTTCTGCCGGATCACGCCCGACCCGGCGACGTCCCACGACGACGGCCTGGTCGTCCGGCGGGGGGAGACGGCGTACGCCGTCCTCAACCTCTACCCGTACAACCCCGGTCACCTGATGGTGCTGCCCTACCGGCACGTCGCCGACTACACCGACCTCGACGACGCCGAGACGGCCGAGATCGCCCAGCTGACCAAGGAGGCGCTGGTCACCATCCGCCGGGTCTCGCAGCCGCACGCGTTCAACGTCGGCCTCAACCTCGGCTCGGCCTCCGGCGGGTCGCTCGCCGGGCACCTCCACCAGCACGTCGTGCCGCGCTGGGCCGGCGACGCCAACTTCCTGATGGTGCTGGCCGGCACCAAGATGCTCCCGCAGCTGCTCGACGACACCCGCGACCTGCTCGCCGAGGCATGGTCTCCCGGCAACATGCCTTAG
- a CDS encoding transthyretin-like family protein, with protein sequence MRRIVSVLVLAVVAALFHAVAPPQATAGAVIRGQVVQYGGTPMANTTVRLYEDDGGAPGVLVDTVTTEDDGEFVLSPSLDTPHWVEVVRNSRVQGGFVSDRPTGPSYVEFDVADATPVDPGDLLGRVLAAPSFISGTVVNAATGNRLRGINVSTRDAQHLGVVLDADVTDVNGFFRIPIFGEDFGLRVNGGARGFENGWRACNGGVVPTWGEACASPIGRIGRVRLDRL encoded by the coding sequence ATGCGCCGAATCGTCTCTGTGCTCGTCCTCGCCGTCGTCGCGGCGCTGTTCCACGCCGTCGCTCCGCCACAGGCGACCGCAGGTGCGGTGATCCGCGGCCAGGTGGTCCAGTACGGCGGAACGCCGATGGCGAACACAACCGTGCGGCTGTACGAGGACGACGGCGGTGCGCCGGGCGTCCTGGTCGACACGGTGACCACCGAGGACGACGGCGAGTTCGTGCTGTCGCCGAGCCTCGACACCCCGCACTGGGTGGAGGTCGTCCGTAACAGCCGCGTCCAGGGCGGCTTCGTCAGCGACCGGCCGACCGGTCCGAGCTATGTCGAGTTCGACGTCGCCGACGCGACGCCGGTCGATCCCGGCGACCTCCTCGGTCGGGTGCTGGCTGCGCCGTCGTTCATCAGCGGGACGGTCGTCAACGCCGCCACCGGCAACCGGCTGCGGGGGATCAACGTCAGCACCCGGGACGCGCAGCACCTCGGGGTGGTGCTGGACGCCGACGTCACCGACGTCAACGGGTTCTTCCGCATCCCGATCTTCGGTGAGGACTTCGGGTTGCGTGTGAACGGCGGAGCCCGCGGGTTCGAGAACGGCTGGCGCGCGTGCAACGGCGGTGTCGTTCCTACCTGGGGTGAGGCCTGCGCGAGCCCGATCGGCCGGATCGGCAGGGTCAGGCTCGACCGTCTGTAG
- a CDS encoding GNAT family N-acetyltransferase, whose translation MTLRQVREADLDLLYDAHTNIRNRGAYFPLGVMSQPTFRGAFAEHGFWQKSEGMLVIESRKGEIAGHIEFFRPVSYWDAFELSYQLYSDEHAGRGFVTEAVQLLVDYLFGAKKEHRIHLVIAEENSASRRIAEKCGFVLEGTVRGAFFNDGRNQDVVLYSLLRTDPRPWHASTSGG comes from the coding sequence GTGACGCTGCGCCAGGTCCGCGAGGCCGACCTGGACCTGCTGTACGACGCCCATACGAACATCCGCAACCGAGGCGCCTACTTCCCGCTCGGGGTGATGTCGCAACCGACGTTCCGCGGTGCCTTCGCCGAGCACGGCTTCTGGCAGAAGTCCGAGGGCATGCTCGTCATCGAGTCCCGGAAGGGCGAGATCGCTGGTCACATCGAGTTCTTCCGCCCGGTGTCCTACTGGGACGCCTTCGAGCTGTCGTACCAGCTGTACTCGGACGAGCACGCCGGGCGCGGGTTCGTGACCGAGGCGGTCCAGCTGCTGGTGGACTACCTCTTCGGCGCGAAGAAGGAGCACCGCATCCATCTGGTGATCGCCGAGGAGAACAGTGCGTCCCGCCGCATCGCCGAGAAGTGCGGCTTCGTGCTCGAAGGCACCGTGCGCGGGGCGTTCTTCAACGACGGCCGCAACCAGGACGTCGTGCTCTACTCGCTGCTGCGGACCGACCCCAGGCCGTGGCACGCGTCGACCAGCGGCGGCTGA
- a CDS encoding MBL fold metallo-hydrolase, which produces MSELEVVTVGSDVFLCRGRDVNWVILREGTDLTLVDAGYPAYAPIVEKSVRRIGGRPEDVRGIVVTHGHVDHIGGLAHFHGRYGTPVFAHPLEVPHVRRERLEQATPVQVARNAHRSGVLTWSLRITRAGALRDVACADVQPLTPGSPLDLPGRPVPVATAGHTSGHTAYLVPSAGAVATGDGLCTGHATSPTVGPQLLPRMFQHGDDAAGLTPLEDLDADVVLPGHGPVHRGPIGEAVRAARESAAARKW; this is translated from the coding sequence ATGAGCGAGCTCGAGGTGGTCACGGTCGGGAGCGACGTCTTCCTCTGCCGGGGAAGAGACGTCAACTGGGTGATCCTCCGCGAGGGCACCGACCTCACCCTCGTCGACGCCGGCTACCCGGCGTACGCGCCGATCGTCGAGAAGTCGGTGCGACGGATCGGCGGCCGGCCCGAGGACGTCCGCGGCATCGTCGTCACCCACGGCCACGTCGACCACATCGGCGGTCTCGCGCACTTCCACGGCAGGTACGGAACTCCCGTCTTCGCGCACCCGCTGGAGGTGCCGCACGTACGACGCGAGCGCCTCGAGCAGGCGACCCCGGTCCAGGTCGCGCGCAACGCGCACCGGTCGGGCGTCCTGACCTGGTCGCTGCGCATCACCCGCGCGGGCGCGCTGCGCGACGTGGCGTGCGCCGACGTCCAGCCGCTGACGCCCGGCTCGCCGCTGGACCTTCCGGGCCGTCCGGTGCCGGTCGCCACCGCCGGGCATACCAGCGGGCACACCGCCTACCTGGTGCCCTCGGCCGGTGCCGTGGCGACGGGTGACGGACTCTGCACAGGGCACGCGACCTCTCCGACGGTCGGACCGCAGCTGCTGCCGCGGATGTTCCAGCACGGCGACGACGCCGCCGGGCTGACGCCGCTCGAGGACCTCGATGCGGACGTGGTGCTGCCCGGCCACGGCCCGGTGCACCGGGGCCCGATCGGCGAGGCGGTCCGGGCGGCGCGGGAGTCGGCAGCTGCGCGGAAGTGGTGA
- the pgsA gene encoding phosphatidylinositol phosphate synthase → MPFVKLFLKLGVSPDAVTLVGTIGVCVGALAFFPRGELLYGVLFITAFVFSDLIDGKMARMLERKSRFGAFWDSTLDRIGDGAIFGGLALYFAGPGDSYLYLCVSLWCLVMGSVTSYSRARAESLGMDAKGGLAERADRLVSILVMTGLGAIFDLPILMYVTLWALAAASAYTVVFRVLKVYRQAAVLDAPSGDDLDAGEKPPTA, encoded by the coding sequence ATGCCGTTCGTCAAGCTGTTCCTCAAGCTCGGCGTCAGCCCCGACGCGGTGACGCTCGTGGGCACCATCGGCGTCTGCGTGGGGGCGCTGGCGTTCTTCCCCCGTGGCGAGCTGTTGTACGGCGTCCTCTTCATCACCGCGTTCGTCTTCAGCGACCTGATCGACGGCAAGATGGCGCGGATGCTCGAGCGGAAGTCGCGCTTCGGCGCCTTCTGGGACTCGACCCTCGACCGGATCGGCGACGGCGCGATCTTCGGTGGGCTCGCGCTCTACTTCGCCGGCCCCGGCGACAGCTATCTCTACCTGTGCGTGTCGCTGTGGTGCCTGGTGATGGGCTCGGTGACGTCGTACTCCCGGGCGCGGGCGGAGTCGCTCGGCATGGACGCCAAGGGCGGGCTCGCTGAGCGCGCCGACCGGCTGGTCTCGATCCTGGTCATGACCGGCCTGGGCGCCATCTTCGACCTGCCGATCCTGATGTACGTCACCCTCTGGGCACTGGCGGCGGCGAGTGCCTACACGGTGGTGTTCCGGGTGCTGAAGGTCTACCGCCAGGCGGCCGTGCTCGACGCCCCTTCCGGGGATGACCTCGATGCGGGGGAGAAGCCGCCCACGGCCTAG
- a CDS encoding glycoside hydrolase family 25 domain-containing protein, with protein sequence MSAGGRRAASALALAVLLSLGACAEEETPQPESAPTTGETEKPGKGKDKPGLPTDGDATDPGANASNLADVAEDLANQNRGTIEPRNEPVQGADISWPQCPKGMGIPEKRSQGLPMPVDEAEFVIMGLTNGPGFTPNPCLADQVAWVEERELMAAAYAVSSYPDAATLKRYEWDGPYSGATLKGQLRNVGYQQARYNLDTMTQAGLQTPVVWIDVEPVAFFEWSSNKAANAAVVEGAARAYTDAGYAIGIYSTPYLWETVVGDFSLDGVPEWRAAGQTSREEALNRCGEDWSIQGGQAILGQWVADNRDHNVTCPGIALDLGLWFHQYGS encoded by the coding sequence ATGAGCGCCGGGGGGCGTCGCGCGGCATCCGCGCTGGCGCTCGCCGTGCTGCTCTCACTCGGTGCCTGCGCCGAGGAGGAGACGCCGCAGCCCGAGTCGGCCCCGACCACCGGTGAGACCGAGAAGCCCGGCAAGGGCAAGGACAAGCCCGGCCTTCCGACGGACGGCGACGCCACCGACCCCGGGGCCAACGCCAGCAACCTCGCCGACGTGGCCGAGGACCTGGCCAACCAGAACCGCGGCACCATCGAGCCGCGCAACGAGCCGGTCCAGGGCGCGGACATCAGCTGGCCGCAGTGCCCCAAGGGGATGGGCATCCCGGAGAAGCGGTCCCAAGGTCTGCCGATGCCGGTCGACGAGGCCGAGTTCGTGATCATGGGCCTCACCAACGGCCCCGGGTTCACCCCCAACCCCTGCCTGGCCGACCAGGTCGCGTGGGTGGAGGAGCGCGAGCTGATGGCAGCCGCCTACGCCGTGTCCAGCTATCCCGACGCCGCGACCCTGAAGCGCTACGAGTGGGACGGGCCCTACTCCGGCGCCACCCTCAAGGGTCAGCTCAGGAACGTCGGCTACCAGCAGGCCCGCTACAACCTGGACACGATGACGCAAGCGGGATTGCAGACGCCGGTGGTGTGGATCGACGTCGAGCCGGTCGCGTTCTTCGAGTGGAGCTCCAACAAGGCCGCCAACGCTGCCGTCGTCGAGGGCGCGGCCCGGGCCTACACCGACGCCGGCTACGCCATCGGCATCTACTCCACGCCGTACCTCTGGGAGACGGTGGTCGGCGACTTCTCGCTCGACGGCGTCCCCGAGTGGCGGGCCGCGGGCCAGACCTCACGCGAGGAGGCGCTCAACCGGTGCGGCGAGGACTGGTCGATCCAGGGCGGTCAGGCCATCCTCGGGCAGTGGGTGGCGGACAACCGGGACCACAACGTCACCTGCCCCGGCATCGCCCTCGACCTCGGTCTCTGGTTCCACCAGTACGGCTCTTGA
- a CDS encoding TetR/AcrR family transcriptional regulator: MSDEGSGDLEYGGDGRRLRWLAHNQARRRVIIDAAIRVLERSEPGDDVQVQLIAEEAGLARTVLYRHFHDRVDLDVAVQQQICKDLGKVILPALSFDGTPIVIIRRIIDAVVRWATDHPTLFWFIELELPGPGPHPLAVAIEALAEQIEQLMNTVVQYDGVELSADDRAGLDPWVFGLIGQVFASIRRWTSRLERAPKAEQLVNMLAESIWLQINGMATARGIDVPNVSLAELIRVAEQS; encoded by the coding sequence GTGAGCGATGAAGGGTCTGGCGACCTGGAGTACGGCGGCGACGGCCGCCGGCTGCGCTGGCTGGCCCACAACCAGGCCCGGCGGCGCGTCATCATCGACGCCGCGATCCGGGTGCTCGAGCGGTCGGAGCCGGGCGACGACGTCCAGGTCCAGCTGATCGCCGAGGAGGCGGGGCTGGCGCGCACGGTGCTCTACCGCCACTTCCACGACCGCGTCGACCTCGACGTGGCGGTGCAGCAGCAGATCTGCAAGGACCTCGGCAAGGTGATCCTCCCCGCCCTCTCGTTCGACGGCACGCCGATCGTGATCATCCGGCGGATCATCGACGCGGTGGTGCGCTGGGCGACCGACCACCCGACCCTGTTCTGGTTCATCGAGCTGGAGCTGCCCGGTCCCGGACCGCACCCGCTGGCGGTGGCGATCGAGGCGCTTGCCGAGCAGATCGAGCAGCTGATGAACACGGTCGTGCAGTACGACGGCGTGGAGCTGAGTGCCGACGACCGGGCCGGTCTCGACCCCTGGGTGTTCGGCCTCATCGGCCAGGTGTTCGCGAGCATCCGGCGCTGGACGTCGCGGCTGGAGCGGGCGCCGAAGGCGGAGCAGCTCGTCAACATGCTCGCCGAGTCGATCTGGCTGCAGATCAACGGCATGGCGACGGCGCGCGGGATCGACGTTCCCAACGTGTCGCTCGCCGAGCTGATCCGGGTCGCGGAGCAGTCGTAG
- the pdxS gene encoding pyridoxal 5'-phosphate synthase lyase subunit PdxS, which yields MSEQHELGTTKVKRGMAEMLKGGVIMDVVTAEQAKIAEDAGAVAVMALERVPADIRAQGGVSRMSDPDMIDGIIEAVSIPVMAKARIGHFAEAQVLQSLGVDYIDESEVLTPADYANHIDKWAFTVPFVCGATNLGEALRRITEGAAMIRSKGEAGTGDVSNAVTHMRTIRGEIRRLGSLAEDELFVAAKELQAPYDLVVEVARNGKLPVVLFTAGGIATPADAAMMMQLGAEGVFVGSGIFKSGNPAQRAEAIVKATTFHDDPDVVAKVSRGLGEAMVGINVEDIPQPHRLAERGW from the coding sequence ATGAGCGAGCAGCACGAACTGGGTACGACGAAGGTCAAGCGCGGCATGGCAGAGATGCTCAAGGGCGGCGTCATCATGGACGTGGTCACCGCCGAGCAGGCCAAGATCGCCGAGGACGCCGGCGCCGTCGCCGTGATGGCGCTCGAGCGCGTGCCCGCCGACATCCGGGCCCAGGGCGGCGTCTCGCGGATGAGCGACCCCGACATGATCGACGGGATCATCGAGGCGGTCTCGATCCCGGTGATGGCCAAGGCGCGGATCGGTCACTTCGCCGAGGCCCAGGTGCTGCAGAGCCTCGGCGTCGACTACATCGACGAGTCCGAGGTGCTCACCCCGGCCGACTACGCCAACCACATCGACAAGTGGGCGTTCACCGTGCCGTTCGTGTGCGGCGCGACCAACCTCGGCGAGGCGCTGCGGCGGATCACCGAGGGCGCGGCGATGATCCGCTCCAAGGGCGAGGCCGGCACCGGTGACGTGTCCAACGCGGTCACCCACATGCGCACCATCCGCGGGGAGATCCGCAGGCTCGGGTCGCTCGCCGAGGACGAGCTGTTCGTCGCGGCGAAGGAGTTGCAGGCGCCGTACGACCTGGTGGTCGAGGTCGCCCGCAACGGCAAGCTGCCCGTCGTGCTGTTCACCGCCGGCGGCATCGCGACCCCGGCCGACGCGGCCATGATGATGCAGCTCGGCGCCGAGGGCGTCTTCGTCGGTTCGGGCATCTTCAAGTCCGGCAACCCCGCCCAGCGGGCCGAGGCGATCGTCAAGGCGACGACCTTCCACGACGACCCCGACGTCGTCGCCAAGGTCTCCCGGGGCCTCGGCGAGGCGATGGTCGGCATCAACGTCGAGGACATCCCCCAGCCGCACCGGCTCGCCGAGCGCGGCTGGTAG